The stretch of DNA CGGCAGCCTTAATTAATGATTTTGTTTTTGCAACCTCAATTACATACTCCAGTTGTAATATATTCATATCTTCACTCCGTTTTCTATTAAGTGAAAATAAATCAATTATATCACACTTATTTTCACTTTATATTTACTTGAAGGCAAAGTATATTGATAGAGGTGTTGATTGTGTTTCCGACTAAGATTTCGCTAATTTCGCCATAAAATATCTGAAGATTAATCTAAGATACAAGAATTACAAGGTGAGAGTGCGAAATAAGCAGCACAACAGCATTTAGCAAATGAAAGAACAGTTTTTTGTAATATCCTACTAAATTTATTAAAGGGGAATAAAGATGAATAGACAGAATCGCACAACAATGAAAGCCTTATCAGCGACACTAGCCGTATCTCTATTCAGTATGCCTTTGCTTAATACACAGTCATTTGCAGCACCAAATGAGGTTGCATCGGTGAATGTGCTAGCTTCAGATGAGAAAGACGTAGCAAAATTCCGTATTATGGAAACAACAGATATTCATGCGAATCTTTTAAACTACGATTATTATAAAGATGCTGCATATGAGAAAGTAGGACTAGCAAAGACAGCTACATTAGTAAAAGAAGCACGTAATGAAATAAAAAATAATGTTCTAGTTGATAATGGGGATTTAATTCAAGGAACTCCATTAGGAACTTATGAAGCAAAAATTGATCCTTTAAAGAACGGTGAAGTTCATCCTGTATTTAAAGCCATGAATCAAATGGGCTATGATATGGCAACACTAGGAAACCATGAATTTAACTATGGATTAGACTTTTTGGACGAAGCATACGATGATGCTAATTTTCCGTATGTCAATGCAAACGTTTTCGTTGATGATCATGACAATAATCCTGATAATGATAAAAACAAATTTAATCCGTATAAGATTCTAAATAAAAAAATTGTTGACGAACAAGGTAAGAAACATGTAATAAAAATCGGTTTCATTGGCTTTGCTCCACCTCAAATTAATGAGTGGGATAAAGCAAATCTTGAAGGCAAAGTTGTCACTAAAAACATCGTTGAAACGGCTAAAAAATTCATCCCAGAAATGAAAGAAGACGGAGCAGATCTTATTGTAGCCATGACACATTCAGGCTTTAGTGCGAACAAAGGTAATACAGAAGATGTAATTTATGCGTTAAGTGAAGTTCCTGGTATTGACGCAATTACATTCTCTCATACACATAAAGTATTCCCAGCTAAATCAGAATCTATGCTTGATGGATTATTTTTAGGTTCAGATAAAAAGCCTTTACCTGGCATTGATAATGCAAAAGGTACAATCAATGGTGTACCAGCTGTACAAGCAGGTTACGGTGGTGGTTCTTTAGGATTAATTGACCTAACGCTTAAAAAAGAAAAAGGGAAATGGACTGTTTTAAACTCACAATCTTCAACTCGTGAAATCTGGGTTGATGTGAAAGACCCAGTTACAGGTAAAACAAAAACAGAAAGTACAGTAGCACCTGATCAAGAAATAGTTAATGCGATTAAACAAAATCATGATGCAACTGTTAACTATGTGAATACACCAATTGGATCAACTACAGATGATATTCATAGTTATTTTTCATTGGTACAAGATGATCCTTCCGTTCAAGTTGTTACAAATGCACAAAAATGGTTTGTAGAGAAATATGTAGCTGAAAAGAAACCAGAATATAAAAACTTACCGATTTTATCAGTTGGAGCACCATTTAAAGCTGGACGTAATGGAGTTGCTGAATACACAGAGATTAAAAAAGGTGATTTAACGATTCGAAGTGCAGGCGATTTATATCTATATGATAATACGCTAAAAGCAGTAAAAGTCAAAGGTTCAGTTGTCAAAGAATGGATTGAAATGACTGCCGGTAAATTTAATCAAATAGATCCAAATAAATCAGAAGAGCAAGCTTTATTAAATCCATCTTTCCCTGTTTATAACTTCGATGTGATTGACGGTGTAAACTATCAAATCGATGTAACCAAACCAGCAAGATATGATGTGAACGGAAATTTAGTTAATAGTGCATCTAGTCGTGTAGTGAATTTAACTTATAACGGCCAAGCAATAGATTTAAATCAGGAATTCATCGTTGTTACAAATAACTATCGTGCTGGTGGCGGGGGGAACTTCCCAGGTGTTAAAGGAAGTGAACTTGTTGTTGACTCAGCTGATGAAAATCGTCAAATCTTAATGGATTACATTTCTGAAATGAAAACAATTACGCCAACTGCCGACAATAACTGGTCGATTGCACAGGTTAACGGTAATGTTAACGTAACTTTCACAACTTCACCAAAAGCGGAAGAATATATTCATACAAATAGTAAAATCTCATTTACAAATAAAACAGATCATGCAGGTTTTGGTATTTTTAAATATGATTTAGGCACAGCTCCTAAAGAAAACATTAAAGTGCAATTACTAGGCTTAAATGATTTTCATGGACAACTTGATACAGATACAAAAGTAAAACTTGATGGGCAGGATGTATTAGCTGGTAGCATGGAATACACAGCTGCTGCTATGAAGCAACGTGAAGCATCAAATCCAAATACTTTACTTGTTCACGCGGGAGATATGATCGGTGGTAGTCCTTTAATCTCAGCGGCATTCCAAGACGAACCAACTGTTGAAGTAATGGAAGCAATGGGCTTTGATGTGGGAACTGTTGGAAACCATGAGTTTGATGAAGGTATTACAGAATTAAAGCGTATGATTAATGGCGGTGAACATCCGAAGGGTACAAAAGGGTATGATGGTATGAACTTTCCAGTTATTGCTGCCAATGCCTTTGATACTTCAACTGGTCAATTAATCACACAACCATATGCAATTAAAGAAGTAGATGGTAAAAAGATAGGTTTCATCGGTGTTGTAACACAAGAAACACCAACAATGATTGTCCGAAAAGGAAATGAAACACTTGAAATCCGTGATGAGGCTGAATCAATTAATCAGTATACGGATATTCTTAAAAAACAAGGAATTGAAGCGATTGTCGTTCTAGCGCATAATCCTACACTTCAAACAGGTAAAGCAGATCTATTTGATGCATCTGAGATGGCAGAAAAAGTAGATGATGAAGTAGACGTAATTTTTGCAGCTCATAATCACGTATATGTTGATAAGGAAGTAGATAATAAATTAATCGTTCAAGCTTATTCTTATGGCTCTGCATTTTCAGATGTTGATTTAGAGCTGGATGCAGTAACTGGAGAAATCGTTAAAAAGGACGCTGAAGTGGTAACTGTATACCAAAAAGACTATACACCAGATCCTACAGTTTCTGCGATTATGAAGAAATATGAAGATTTAATTGCTCCAATTAAAGCAGAAATCGTTGGAGATTCGATGGCAACTTTACCAAAAGGTTATCCATCTATAGATACTTTCGGCGATTTTGCAATTGGAAACTTAATAGCTGACGGTATGAAAGCTTCAATGAATGCGGACTTTGCAATGATGAACGGTGGTGGAGTTCGAGCACAACTTGATGCTGGTGAAGTTACGTTTGGTGACTTATTTGCCATTCAACCATTTGGAAACGTACTAAATAAAGTATTACTTAGTGGTGCAGATATCGAGATAGTATTAAATAATCAAATTACTGATAAAGGTCTTGATTTCCATATTGCTGGATTTAAATATACGTGGAATTCTGCAACGAACAAAGTGGTAGATATCGTTTTACCAAATGGTAATAAAATCGATCCAAACAAAGAATACTCAGTTGTTGTGAACAACTATATGTACGGAAATGTCAAATATGGTATTGGTGTACTTTCAACTAATCTAGAAGTAGGTCCAGAAGATCTAGAAGCAACAGTAGATTATGTTAAATCACTTCCAAAACCTTTCGTTTACGTAGTTGAGGGACGAATTCAAAAAGTAACAACTACTCCTTAATGAAAGAAGAGTAGTAGAATAATATATTATCGATCATTCAATAACCCCAATATCTGGGGTTATTTTTTTAATGAGAAAGGATATTTATCTTCAACTACCATGTAACAATCTAGCCCATTTTGAGGTTCTTTTGACATTACCGGAATTAGATACACTAGTCCTCGACAATTATTTTAAAGGTTAGGCACGAACAATGGGGACGGTTCTGATGGTTTTTTTCTTACAATTATTTTGCGTGGATTTAGAGAAAAAGCTTTAGATAATGGGATTCATGCCATTTTTACACAAACGTTTAATTAACACGCTATTTTGGAAGAACCCGTCGGTAGTTGTAGAAAACTATTTAAATTGGAGATTTTTAAAGAATATTAGAAGAATGCGAACTATTTCCTCGACAATAAATACTCTTGAAATGATGGTAAAGTTCGTTTTTTAAAAGGGTTTGTGGGGCTTTTACACAAACGTTTGTTTTGGTCGAAAGGTGTTGAAAAGGGTCATCATATCTAGACTGGGCACTAGCAACGATCTTTTTCCAAAATTAGATTAGGAATGCCTGGAGTTGGAATCCAGGCAGAATTGAGAGCTTACACAAAAAGGAGGCAACTTAGTATAAATTAAGTTGGGTTTTTAATTAAGACTGCTCTTACCTGCCTAATCAATTCAACACCAAAACATGAAGCTGAAACAGCCAGGCAAATGCTAGGATAAGTCTTATGTTTTCCTATAAATGGTAATTTTTTTGATAATATGGGAGGGATTTGGATTATGATGCCATATTAATATTACCTGTTTTAATGAAAATCCTCTTACCTGCCGAAAGGAGTCCTCCATCTGCGAATTCTTTTCTGCTACCTGCTTAGATCTCCATCTTATCTGCATAAATCCTTTGTTTACCTGTCTAATCAATTCAACACCAAAACATGAAGCTGAAACAACTAGGCAAATGCTAGGATAAGTCTTTGTATTTTCCTATAAATGATAAATTGTTTCGATAATATGGGAAGGACTGGGATCATGATTCCATATTGATATTACCTGTTTTAATGAAAACCCCTTTACCTGCCTACTCAATTAAACTCCATGCACATGGGTAAGATTATGATGGCTTTCTCATTGGTTCTTTCTGGGCGTTATTTTTTTATGAGGTTTGCATCGGTCCAAATTAACCTAACTGATTCTATCATTCTGACGTTCAGTTAGGCTTAATATGACCCCTGGAGTAACCCCTGTTGACCCAAGCAATACCATAGATTACTTCATAGATTTCTTCAAAGATTACTCAAAGAAGAAATACTATGTCATTCTTCCCTTTCCAATCTCTAAAAAATATTTTTTTAGACCTGTCCTTTTTTTCTTTTCGCTTATATATAAGAGGTGAAGGAACTTTAGCCCATCGAAGGGCTGAATGCATCTTAAGAACGACTCAAGATTCTTTTTACATAAAAGCTTAAAGGAGAGTTTCGGATGAGCAGGTTGTTGATTAAGGAAAATCCGGTCATGATTATCCCGAGTTTGGCGGTGAAGATTGGTTTAAATGAGGCTGTGGTGTTGCAGCAAATTCATTACTGGCTTGGTATTAGTAATCATCAGATTAAGGGGAGAACCTGGGTGTATAACACGTATGAGGAGTGGAGGAAGCAGCTGCCGTTTTGGTCAGTAAGTACGATTAAGCGAACGATTCTTTCGTTGGAGATGAAGGGATTGCTGCAGTCTGATAATTTCAATGAGATGAAAATGGACAAGACGAAGTGGTACAGCATTAACTATGATGCATTGCAAGAGCTTGAAGACAGCACGAATGAATATCCAGTTAGTCCTATTGAGGATTCAGCAACTGAGGGAGTGGGGGAGAGCAAGAAGGAGGTCAGTCCATCCGTGAAACCGAACATCCCTATTGCTGAAATTATCGACTATTTAAATGAGAAGACTGGAAAGAACTTTCGACCAGGTTCGAATAAAACAAAGGAATTAATTAATGCCAGGTATGGAGAAGGATTTACGCTTGAGAATTTTAAGAGAGTCATTGATTTGAAATCAGTAGAATGGCAATCGGCTCCCAAAT from Neobacillus sp. CF12 encodes:
- a CDS encoding conserved phage C-terminal domain-containing protein → MSRLLIKENPVMIIPSLAVKIGLNEAVVLQQIHYWLGISNHQIKGRTWVYNTYEEWRKQLPFWSVSTIKRTILSLEMKGLLQSDNFNEMKMDKTKWYSINYDALQELEDSTNEYPVSPIEDSATEGVGESKKEVSPSVKPNIPIAEIIDYLNEKTGKNFRPGSNKTKELINARYGEGFTLENFKRVIDLKSVEWQSAPKWNKFLRPETLFGTKFESYLNQQEEKKRMMEEDFNFDN
- a CDS encoding bifunctional 2',3'-cyclic-nucleotide 2'-phosphodiesterase/3'-nucleotidase → MNRQNRTTMKALSATLAVSLFSMPLLNTQSFAAPNEVASVNVLASDEKDVAKFRIMETTDIHANLLNYDYYKDAAYEKVGLAKTATLVKEARNEIKNNVLVDNGDLIQGTPLGTYEAKIDPLKNGEVHPVFKAMNQMGYDMATLGNHEFNYGLDFLDEAYDDANFPYVNANVFVDDHDNNPDNDKNKFNPYKILNKKIVDEQGKKHVIKIGFIGFAPPQINEWDKANLEGKVVTKNIVETAKKFIPEMKEDGADLIVAMTHSGFSANKGNTEDVIYALSEVPGIDAITFSHTHKVFPAKSESMLDGLFLGSDKKPLPGIDNAKGTINGVPAVQAGYGGGSLGLIDLTLKKEKGKWTVLNSQSSTREIWVDVKDPVTGKTKTESTVAPDQEIVNAIKQNHDATVNYVNTPIGSTTDDIHSYFSLVQDDPSVQVVTNAQKWFVEKYVAEKKPEYKNLPILSVGAPFKAGRNGVAEYTEIKKGDLTIRSAGDLYLYDNTLKAVKVKGSVVKEWIEMTAGKFNQIDPNKSEEQALLNPSFPVYNFDVIDGVNYQIDVTKPARYDVNGNLVNSASSRVVNLTYNGQAIDLNQEFIVVTNNYRAGGGGNFPGVKGSELVVDSADENRQILMDYISEMKTITPTADNNWSIAQVNGNVNVTFTTSPKAEEYIHTNSKISFTNKTDHAGFGIFKYDLGTAPKENIKVQLLGLNDFHGQLDTDTKVKLDGQDVLAGSMEYTAAAMKQREASNPNTLLVHAGDMIGGSPLISAAFQDEPTVEVMEAMGFDVGTVGNHEFDEGITELKRMINGGEHPKGTKGYDGMNFPVIAANAFDTSTGQLITQPYAIKEVDGKKIGFIGVVTQETPTMIVRKGNETLEIRDEAESINQYTDILKKQGIEAIVVLAHNPTLQTGKADLFDASEMAEKVDDEVDVIFAAHNHVYVDKEVDNKLIVQAYSYGSAFSDVDLELDAVTGEIVKKDAEVVTVYQKDYTPDPTVSAIMKKYEDLIAPIKAEIVGDSMATLPKGYPSIDTFGDFAIGNLIADGMKASMNADFAMMNGGGVRAQLDAGEVTFGDLFAIQPFGNVLNKVLLSGADIEIVLNNQITDKGLDFHIAGFKYTWNSATNKVVDIVLPNGNKIDPNKEYSVVVNNYMYGNVKYGIGVLSTNLEVGPEDLEATVDYVKSLPKPFVYVVEGRIQKVTTTP